The following proteins are co-located in the Citrobacter freundii ATCC 8090 = MTCC 1658 = NBRC 12681 genome:
- the uspF gene encoding universal stress protein UspF gives MYRSILVPIDISETDLTRHVVPQVQAHAKTAKVHFLAVIPTVPFYASLGLAYSTEFPDRSGLQAKASEKLEEIIKQFNIPAGRSQTHVVYGPPKDQILKLAESVDAELIVIASHKPGFSTYLLGSTAAAVVRHAKCPVLVVR, from the coding sequence ATGTATCGCTCAATTCTGGTGCCCATTGATATCTCTGAAACCGATTTGACTCGCCATGTAGTTCCACAGGTTCAGGCGCATGCCAAAACCGCGAAGGTTCACTTTTTAGCCGTTATTCCTACCGTTCCGTTCTATGCCTCGCTGGGGCTGGCCTACTCTACCGAATTCCCGGACAGAAGTGGTCTGCAGGCCAAGGCCAGCGAAAAACTCGAAGAGATTATTAAGCAGTTCAATATTCCTGCAGGCAGGAGTCAAACTCATGTCGTTTACGGCCCGCCAAAGGATCAGATCCTCAAACTGGCGGAATCAGTAGACGCCGAGCTTATTGTCATCGCCTCACATAAACCCGGTTTTAGCACTTATCTGCTGGGTTCAACGGCAGCAGCCGTGGTACGCCACGCGAAATGTCCGGTGCTGGTTGTACGGTGA
- the torA gene encoding trimethylamine-N-oxide reductase TorA, producing the protein MKNNDLFQASRRRFLMQLGGLTVAGMLGPSLLTPRSANAAEVQGTGVKEGILTGSHWGAIRATVVDGCFIEAKPFEHDKYPSKMIAGLPDHVHGGARIRYPMVRVDWLRKRHQSDTTQRGDNRFVRVSWDEALDFFYQELERIQKTYGPSALLTASGWQSTGMFHNASGMLARAIALHGNSVSTGGDYSTGAAQVILPRVVGSMEVYEQQTSWPLVLENSKTIVLWGSDLIKNQQANWWCPDHDVYEYYEQLKDKVARGEISVISVDPVVTSTHDYLGRDKVKHIAVNPQADVPLQLALAHTLYTEKLYDKHFLDNYCVGFEQFLPYLLGESDGQPKDAQWAEKICGIDADTIRELARQMAGGRTQIIAGWCVQRMQHGEQWAWMIVVLASMLGQIGLPGGGFGFGWHYNGAGTPGRKGIILSGFSGSTTVPPVHDSTDYKGYSSTIPIARFIDAILEPGKNINWNGKTVKLPPLKMCVFAGTNPFHRHQQINRIIEGWRKLETVIAIDNQWTSTCRFADIVLPATTQFERNDLDQYGNHSNRGIIAMKQLVQPQFEARNDFDIFRDLCRRFNREEAFTEGLDEMGWLKRIWQEGSQQGKGRGVHLPAFDVFWNQQEYVEFEHPQMFVRHQAFREDPDLEPLGTPSGLIEIYSKTIADMQYDDCQGHPMWFEKIERSHGGPGSQRWPLHLQSVHPDFRLHSQLCESEALRKHYAVGGKEPVFINPQDANARGIRNGDIVRVFNARGQVLAGAVVSDLYSPGVARIHEGAWYDPDNGGETGALCKYGNPNVLTIDIGTSQLAQATSAHTTLVEIEKYTGKVDNVTAFSGPIKMVAQCEYVPAEQVKS; encoded by the coding sequence GTCAAAGAGGGGATTCTGACCGGTTCTCACTGGGGGGCTATCCGTGCCACCGTGGTTGATGGTTGTTTTATTGAGGCCAAACCGTTTGAGCATGATAAATACCCGTCAAAAATGATCGCCGGACTCCCGGATCACGTACACGGTGGGGCGCGTATTCGCTATCCGATGGTCCGCGTGGACTGGTTGCGTAAGCGCCATCAGAGCGATACCACTCAGCGCGGAGATAACCGTTTTGTACGCGTTTCGTGGGATGAAGCGCTGGACTTCTTCTACCAGGAGCTGGAACGCATTCAGAAGACCTATGGTCCGAGCGCGCTGCTGACTGCCAGCGGCTGGCAATCGACCGGGATGTTCCACAATGCTTCCGGGATGCTGGCACGTGCCATTGCGCTGCATGGCAACAGCGTGAGTACCGGGGGAGACTATTCCACCGGCGCCGCTCAGGTCATTCTGCCGCGCGTGGTAGGGTCAATGGAGGTATATGAACAGCAGACCTCCTGGCCGCTGGTACTAGAAAACAGCAAAACCATTGTGCTGTGGGGTTCCGACCTGATTAAAAACCAGCAGGCGAACTGGTGGTGTCCGGATCATGATGTCTACGAATACTACGAGCAACTGAAGGATAAAGTGGCGCGGGGTGAGATTTCGGTCATCAGCGTTGACCCGGTCGTCACCTCAACGCATGACTATCTGGGCCGCGACAAGGTTAAGCACATCGCCGTGAACCCGCAGGCTGATGTGCCGCTACAGCTGGCGTTGGCACACACGTTGTATACCGAGAAGCTCTACGATAAGCATTTCCTCGATAACTACTGCGTTGGGTTTGAGCAATTTCTGCCTTATCTGCTGGGCGAAAGTGACGGACAGCCTAAAGATGCCCAGTGGGCGGAAAAAATCTGCGGAATTGATGCAGATACGATTCGTGAACTGGCGCGGCAGATGGCGGGCGGCAGAACGCAAATTATTGCCGGCTGGTGCGTCCAGCGTATGCAGCATGGGGAACAGTGGGCGTGGATGATCGTGGTGCTGGCCTCGATGCTCGGTCAAATCGGTTTACCCGGCGGCGGCTTTGGCTTTGGCTGGCATTACAACGGTGCGGGCACCCCGGGGCGTAAAGGGATTATCCTGAGCGGTTTTTCTGGCTCCACCACCGTACCTCCTGTGCATGACAGCACCGATTATAAGGGCTACAGCAGTACTATTCCGATCGCGCGTTTTATCGATGCGATTCTGGAGCCGGGCAAAAACATTAACTGGAACGGCAAAACCGTTAAGTTACCGCCGTTGAAGATGTGTGTTTTTGCCGGGACCAACCCTTTCCATCGTCACCAGCAGATTAATCGCATTATTGAGGGATGGCGTAAGCTGGAAACCGTCATCGCCATCGATAATCAGTGGACGTCGACCTGTCGATTCGCCGACATCGTATTGCCGGCGACGACCCAGTTTGAACGTAACGATCTTGACCAATATGGCAACCACTCCAACCGCGGAATTATCGCCATGAAGCAGTTGGTGCAGCCGCAGTTTGAAGCGCGTAATGATTTCGATATTTTCCGCGATCTTTGCCGCCGCTTTAACCGTGAAGAAGCGTTCACTGAAGGGCTGGATGAGATGGGATGGTTGAAGCGCATCTGGCAGGAAGGAAGCCAGCAAGGGAAGGGACGCGGTGTTCATCTTCCGGCCTTCGACGTTTTCTGGAATCAGCAAGAGTACGTTGAATTCGAACATCCGCAGATGTTTGTTCGTCATCAGGCCTTCCGCGAAGATCCCGACCTTGAACCGTTGGGGACGCCAAGCGGTTTGATCGAGATATATTCGAAAACCATTGCCGATATGCAATATGACGATTGCCAGGGGCATCCGATGTGGTTCGAGAAAATCGAACGTTCACACGGTGGGCCAGGGTCGCAACGTTGGCCGCTGCATCTGCAATCCGTCCACCCGGATTTCCGTCTGCATTCACAGCTCTGCGAGTCCGAAGCGTTGCGTAAGCATTACGCGGTAGGTGGCAAAGAGCCGGTGTTTATTAACCCACAGGATGCCAACGCCAGGGGCATTCGCAACGGCGATATAGTTCGTGTATTTAACGCGCGTGGACAAGTGCTGGCCGGGGCGGTTGTCTCCGATCTCTACTCGCCGGGCGTGGCGCGCATCCATGAAGGTGCCTGGTACGACCCTGATAACGGTGGAGAAACCGGAGCGCTGTGTAAATACGGCAATCCGAACGTGTTAACGATAGATATCGGCACGTCTCAGCTGGCGCAGGCAACCAGCGCCCATACTACGCTGGTGGAAATTGAGAAGTATACCGGCAAGGTGGATAACGTGACGGCATTCAGTGGCCCGATAAAAATGGTGGCGCAGTGTGAATATGTCCCGGCTGAGCAGGTGAAGTCATGA
- the cusR gene encoding copper response regulator transcription factor CusR, with protein sequence MKVLIVEDEKKTGEYLTKGLTEAGFVVDLADNGLNGYHLAMTGDYDLLILDIMLPDVNGWDIVRMLRSANKGMPILLLTALGTIEHRVKGLELGADDYLVKPFAFAELLARVRTLLRRGAAVIVESQFQVADLMVDLVSRKVNRSGTRITLTSKEFTLLEFFLRHQGEVLPRSLIASQVWDMNFDSDTNAIDVAVKRLRAKIDNDYEPKLIQTVRGVGYMLEVPDGQ encoded by the coding sequence ATGAAGGTTTTGATAGTCGAAGATGAGAAAAAAACCGGTGAATATCTGACAAAAGGCCTGACGGAAGCGGGTTTTGTCGTGGATTTAGCGGATAACGGCCTGAACGGGTATCACCTGGCGATGACCGGCGATTACGACCTGCTCATACTCGACATCATGCTGCCGGATGTAAACGGCTGGGATATCGTGCGGATGCTGCGTTCCGCCAACAAAGGAATGCCCATTCTTCTCCTCACCGCACTGGGTACCATTGAACATCGGGTTAAAGGTCTGGAATTGGGTGCTGATGATTACCTGGTTAAACCGTTTGCCTTCGCCGAACTGCTGGCACGGGTCAGAACGCTGTTGCGTCGAGGCGCGGCGGTGATTGTCGAAAGCCAGTTTCAGGTCGCGGATTTAATGGTCGATCTGGTCAGCAGAAAAGTTAACCGCAGCGGTACGCGCATCACTCTGACCAGCAAAGAGTTTACGCTGCTTGAGTTTTTCCTGCGCCATCAGGGGGAAGTTTTACCCCGCTCGCTGATCGCCTCCCAGGTCTGGGATATGAATTTTGACAGCGATACTAATGCCATCGATGTCGCCGTTAAGCGTCTGCGCGCCAAAATTGATAACGATTATGAGCCGAAACTGATTCAGACCGTGCGCGGCGTGGGATATATGCTTGAGGTTCCTGATGGCCAGTAA
- the torD gene encoding molecular chaperone TorD produces the protein MMKDTSLTKEQMACVYAWLAQLFSRERDDESLGLLQSSEMAEWFAVLKGEPLLEAQVLLLEAKIAALKVREDATLELAADFCSLFLMSDKHAAFPYASAHLEGGPNYGVIKQLLSDAGMQVSDTFSESADHLAIFIELLSHLHFSLAEAGPRHQQVDALRRETLAGLLRWLPEFTTKCCRYDDFGFYGALSQLLLALVRLDNQR, from the coding sequence ATGATGAAAGACACCTCCCTGACAAAAGAACAAATGGCCTGCGTGTACGCCTGGCTGGCGCAGTTATTTTCCCGGGAGCGTGACGATGAAAGCCTGGGGCTTTTGCAGTCCAGCGAAATGGCTGAGTGGTTCGCGGTGCTCAAAGGCGAGCCGCTGCTTGAGGCGCAGGTCCTTCTGCTGGAGGCGAAAATTGCCGCGCTCAAGGTGCGGGAAGACGCTACCCTGGAACTGGCGGCTGATTTTTGCAGCCTGTTCCTGATGTCGGATAAACATGCGGCGTTCCCCTATGCATCGGCTCATCTTGAAGGAGGGCCAAACTATGGGGTCATTAAACAACTATTATCTGATGCGGGCATGCAGGTAAGCGATACGTTTAGCGAGTCAGCCGATCATCTGGCAATTTTTATCGAACTGCTGAGCCATCTGCATTTTTCCCTGGCAGAGGCAGGACCGCGTCATCAGCAGGTTGATGCGTTGCGCAGAGAAACGCTGGCAGGGCTGTTACGCTGGTTGCCGGAGTTCACCACTAAATGCTGTCGGTATGATGACTTTGGTTTTTACGGCGCGCTAAGTCAGCTGTTGCTGGCTTTGGTCAGACTGGATAATCAGCGCTGA
- a CDS encoding NapC/NirT family cytochrome c: MRKINKTIIWTMLLCIVLGAVIVLAGQWTLHKTSSTEFCLSCHTMQAPYEEYTGSVHFQNQKGIRAECADCHIPEGGLDYLVAKLRASKDVYHQFITKKIDTPEKFEEHRLEMAQTVWAQLKASDSATCRSCHSMDAMDLAAQSADAQKMHKMGIAEKQTCIDCHKGVAHFPPEIKMDDSALKGLEAQSASTPASATELYAVSNTALGDLGTVYPATKMQVLKTTDNARLVEIRGSQMQGSEQVIYYAAGQRLILASLSEKGQQSLKILSDWKKDDYGNAWRDVVLQGEWSGSALASREPMWDYARKLDNVYCAGCHAPIPANHFTLNAWPSVAKGMGARTNISENELDILSRYFQYNAKDMNK, encoded by the coding sequence ATGAGAAAAATAAATAAAACTATCATATGGACGATGCTGCTGTGCATTGTTCTTGGTGCAGTTATTGTTTTGGCAGGGCAATGGACATTGCACAAAACCTCGAGCACGGAATTTTGTTTGTCGTGCCATACGATGCAGGCACCTTACGAGGAATATACCGGCTCGGTTCACTTCCAGAATCAGAAAGGCATTCGTGCAGAGTGCGCGGACTGTCATATCCCGGAGGGCGGGCTGGATTATCTGGTGGCTAAGCTGCGGGCCTCAAAAGATGTTTATCACCAGTTCATAACCAAAAAAATCGATACCCCGGAAAAATTTGAAGAACATCGTCTGGAGATGGCGCAAACCGTCTGGGCACAGCTCAAGGCGAGTGATTCTGCGACCTGCCGTAGCTGCCACAGTATGGACGCCATGGATCTTGCTGCACAAAGCGCGGATGCCCAGAAGATGCACAAAATGGGCATCGCGGAAAAGCAAACCTGTATTGATTGCCATAAAGGCGTCGCCCATTTCCCACCTGAAATAAAAATGGATGACAGTGCGCTTAAAGGGCTTGAAGCGCAGTCAGCCTCTACTCCAGCCTCGGCAACTGAGCTTTATGCCGTAAGCAATACCGCGCTTGGCGATCTGGGAACTGTTTACCCGGCAACAAAAATGCAGGTTCTGAAAACAACGGACAACGCGCGACTGGTCGAGATTCGCGGTAGCCAGATGCAGGGAAGTGAACAGGTTATTTACTACGCAGCAGGGCAGCGTTTGATTCTTGCCAGCCTGAGTGAAAAAGGTCAGCAGTCGCTGAAGATCCTCTCCGACTGGAAAAAAGATGACTACGGCAATGCGTGGCGAGATGTCGTGCTGCAGGGCGAATGGAGCGGTTCCGCTCTCGCCAGCCGCGAACCCATGTGGGATTACGCACGCAAACTCGACAATGTGTACTGCGCGGGTTGTCATGCGCCAATTCCGGCGAATCATTTCACGCTCAACGCCTGGCCTTCTGTGGCAAAAGGGATGGGTGCTCGTACCAATATCAGTGAAAATGAACTGGATATCCTGAGCCGTTACTTCCAGTACAACGCGAAAGACATGAACAAATAA
- a CDS encoding trimethylamine-N-oxide reductase 2, whose translation MKLTRRDFIKTAGAATGTMAISSVIPMPAWAEGQNGGAILTAARWGAVYVEVKDGKVVSSKGALPKTVPNSLQQTAPDQVHTNIRVKYPMVRKSYLENPGKADGKRGNDPFVRVSWEQALKLIHEQHSRIRSSYGPSSIFAGSYGWRSSGVLHKAQTLLQRYMSMAGGYAGHTGDYSTGAAQVIMPYVVGSVEVYEQQTTWPMVLEHSQVVVLWGMNPLNTLKIAWSSTDEQGIEYFNLLKKSGKSVIAIDPMRSETIEFFGDNATWIAPHMGTDVAMMLGIAHTLVKKNLHDKAFLEKYTTGYPQFEEYLLGKSDKIEKTAEWASGVCGVPAEQLEKLAEIFSSNKTMLMAGWGIQRQQYGEQKHWMLVTLAAMLGQIGTEGGGFGFSYHYSNGGNPTRTGGVLPAISAKIEGGSSAGNDWAVSDAVTSLPVARIVEALENPGGKYQHNGKEQTFPDIKMVWWAGGANFTHHQDTNRLIKAWQKPELVVISECYWTAAAKHADIVLPITTSFERNDLTMTGDYSNQHLVPMKQVIAPQFEARSDFDVFADLAEMLKPGGKAVYTEGKDEMAWLKQFYDVAQKAARAQRVAMPQFNAFWQQNKLIEMRENEKNNKYVRYADFRSDPVMNALGTPSGKIEIYSKTIEGYQYKDCPPHASWIEPDEWKGTADKDQLQLLTAHPAHRLHSQLNYASLRKEYAIANREPVTIHPDDAKARGIAEGDLVRVWNARGQVLVGAHVSDGIKPGIICIHEGAWPDIENGICKNGGANVLTADIPTSRLANGCAGNTSLVYAEKFTGEAPKLTVFDEPAIVTM comes from the coding sequence ATGAAACTCACAAGACGTGACTTTATCAAGACGGCTGGCGCGGCAACCGGGACAATGGCGATTTCTTCGGTGATCCCAATGCCGGCCTGGGCCGAAGGCCAGAATGGCGGGGCAATCCTGACGGCAGCACGTTGGGGTGCGGTATACGTGGAAGTAAAAGACGGCAAAGTGGTTTCCTCAAAAGGTGCGTTGCCGAAAACGGTGCCGAACTCATTACAGCAAACCGCGCCGGATCAGGTTCATACCAATATCCGCGTTAAGTATCCGATGGTGCGCAAAAGCTATCTGGAAAACCCGGGTAAAGCGGATGGTAAACGTGGTAACGATCCTTTCGTGCGTGTGAGTTGGGAACAAGCGCTGAAGCTCATTCACGAGCAGCATAGCCGGATCCGTAGCAGCTATGGCCCGTCCTCAATATTTGCCGGTTCCTATGGCTGGCGCTCCAGCGGCGTTCTGCATAAGGCGCAAACCCTACTGCAACGCTATATGAGCATGGCCGGTGGCTACGCCGGTCATACCGGAGATTATTCAACCGGGGCCGCGCAGGTGATCATGCCTTACGTTGTGGGATCGGTTGAAGTCTATGAGCAGCAAACCACCTGGCCGATGGTGCTAGAGCACAGTCAGGTCGTGGTGCTGTGGGGGATGAACCCGCTCAATACCCTCAAAATTGCCTGGAGCAGCACGGATGAACAGGGGATTGAATACTTTAATCTGCTGAAAAAATCAGGGAAAAGCGTCATCGCCATCGATCCGATGCGTTCTGAAACCATCGAGTTCTTTGGTGATAATGCGACCTGGATTGCGCCACATATGGGGACCGATGTGGCGATGATGTTAGGGATCGCCCACACGCTGGTGAAGAAAAATCTTCACGACAAAGCCTTCCTGGAAAAATACACCACCGGATATCCGCAGTTTGAAGAGTACCTGCTCGGCAAGAGCGACAAAATTGAGAAAACCGCCGAGTGGGCATCTGGCGTGTGTGGCGTGCCTGCTGAGCAACTGGAAAAGCTGGCGGAAATTTTCTCCAGCAACAAAACCATGCTCATGGCAGGCTGGGGGATTCAGCGTCAGCAATACGGTGAGCAAAAACACTGGATGCTGGTGACTCTGGCGGCGATGCTGGGGCAAATTGGTACCGAAGGCGGTGGTTTCGGGTTCTCTTATCACTATTCTAACGGCGGTAACCCAACACGCACCGGTGGGGTATTGCCAGCAATTTCCGCCAAAATTGAGGGGGGATCATCTGCGGGCAACGACTGGGCGGTTTCTGATGCGGTGACCAGCCTGCCGGTAGCGCGAATTGTCGAGGCGCTGGAAAACCCAGGCGGCAAATATCAGCATAACGGTAAAGAGCAAACCTTCCCGGATATCAAAATGGTCTGGTGGGCGGGTGGCGCTAACTTTACCCATCATCAGGATACCAACCGCTTAATCAAAGCCTGGCAGAAGCCTGAACTGGTTGTCATCTCTGAGTGTTACTGGACCGCAGCGGCCAAACACGCCGATATTGTTCTGCCAATCACCACCTCGTTTGAGCGTAACGATCTGACCATGACCGGTGATTACAGTAACCAGCATCTGGTGCCTATGAAGCAGGTCATCGCGCCGCAGTTTGAAGCGCGTAGTGATTTTGACGTATTTGCCGATCTGGCTGAGATGCTCAAGCCGGGTGGTAAGGCGGTCTACACCGAAGGCAAAGACGAAATGGCGTGGCTGAAGCAGTTCTATGACGTTGCGCAAAAAGCCGCCCGCGCCCAGCGTGTCGCCATGCCTCAGTTCAACGCGTTCTGGCAGCAGAATAAACTGATCGAAATGCGTGAGAATGAAAAGAATAACAAATATGTGCGCTACGCGGATTTCCGCAGCGATCCGGTGATGAATGCGCTGGGAACGCCGAGCGGCAAGATAGAAATCTACTCGAAAACGATTGAAGGCTATCAGTATAAAGACTGTCCGCCGCATGCGTCCTGGATTGAACCGGATGAATGGAAAGGAACTGCGGATAAAGATCAGCTGCAGCTACTGACGGCGCACCCGGCACATCGTCTGCATAGCCAGCTGAACTACGCGTCGCTGCGTAAAGAATACGCGATTGCCAATCGTGAACCGGTGACGATTCATCCGGATGACGCGAAAGCCAGAGGGATTGCCGAGGGCGATCTGGTTCGTGTATGGAATGCTCGCGGACAGGTTCTGGTGGGGGCGCACGTCAGCGACGGTATCAAACCGGGAATCATCTGTATCCATGAAGGCGCATGGCCGGATATTGAAAACGGTATCTGTAAAAATGGCGGCGCGAACGTGCTGACGGCGGATATCCCAACCTCACGGCTGGCGAATGGCTGTGCGGGGAATACCAGCCTGGTATATGCAGAAAAATTCACCGGTGAAGCGCCAAAACTCACCGTCTTTGATGAGCCAGCAATTGTCACCATGTAA
- a CDS encoding MBL fold metallo-hydrolase: MALTLTVLLENRRAAGAGKTLLAKPGLSLLVQDETTTILFDTGPDGSFMHNAAQMGVDLTHLTAVVLSHGHYDHCGGVPWLADNSRIICHPQIACERYASVTVAGTPRKLKKLSRDNNYSRFIMEYTREPLAISNRFLWSGEISVPTPQSYGVISEKTLQPDYISDEGVLIYKSERGLVIITGCGHRGIENIVRHCQKITGVNQIYALIGGFHLRAASPAKLWRTRQFIKQLQPEKLLGCHCTGSWGRLWLPGTDAPATGDVIELAE; this comes from the coding sequence ATGGCTTTGACCCTCACGGTGCTGCTTGAAAACCGACGTGCTGCTGGCGCTGGAAAAACATTACTGGCAAAGCCTGGATTAAGTCTGTTAGTTCAGGATGAAACGACCACAATATTGTTTGATACCGGGCCGGATGGCAGCTTCATGCATAACGCTGCACAAATGGGCGTGGACCTGACGCACTTAACCGCCGTGGTGCTGTCGCACGGCCATTACGATCACTGCGGCGGCGTGCCGTGGCTTGCGGATAACAGCCGTATCATTTGCCATCCCCAAATAGCCTGTGAACGATACGCCTCAGTTACTGTTGCGGGAACACCACGAAAACTTAAAAAACTCTCGCGTGATAACAACTACTCTCGATTCATCATGGAATACACCCGCGAGCCGCTGGCTATCAGCAATCGCTTTTTGTGGTCCGGGGAAATTAGCGTCCCCACGCCACAATCCTATGGTGTGATTAGCGAAAAAACACTCCAACCAGATTACATCAGTGACGAAGGCGTGTTGATCTATAAATCTGAACGCGGGTTAGTCATCATTACTGGTTGCGGGCATCGGGGAATAGAGAACATCGTACGCCATTGCCAGAAAATCACAGGGGTTAACCAAATTTATGCCCTGATCGGTGGGTTTCATTTACGTGCTGCCTCCCCCGCTAAGCTATGGCGGACCCGACAATTTATTAAGCAACTGCAACCCGAAAAACTGCTCGGCTGTCATTGTACCGGTTCGTGGGGGCGATTGTGGCTTCCGGGAACTGACGCACCGGCAACGGGAGATGTGATTGAGCTGGCTGAGTAA
- a CDS encoding Cu(+)/Ag(+) sensor histidine kinase, with amino-acid sequence MASKRWRRPFSLATRLTFFISLATIASFFAFAWIMIHSVKVHFAEQDINDLQEISTTLERIINQPNEPESRRLETLKNVVAGYSNVIISLVDSNQKAIFHSPNAPDLRQFIASARPDKNAHASDVFIISGPTLQTSRHIHGQKTSSNWRMIRLPVGKLADGKPAYTLYLALSIDFHLHYINDLKNKLIMTASLISIMIVFIVLFAVYKGHEPIRNVSRRIQNITSKDLDVRLDPQAVPIELEQLVSSFNHMLERIEDVFKRQSNFSADIAHEIRTPITNLVTQTEIALSQTRTQKELEDVLYSNLEEFGRMSKMVSDMLFLAQADNNQLIPEKKALNLADEVGKVFDFFEAWAEEREVGLRFEGRACWVSGDPLMLRRAMSNLLSNAMRYTPKGESVTVRVKEADGLVQIVVENPGPPIPPQHLPRLFDRFYRVDPSRQRKGEGSGIGLAIVKSIVIAHHGKVSVTSDPYVTRFILTLPKHAM; translated from the coding sequence ATGGCCAGTAAACGATGGCGGCGCCCTTTTTCACTGGCGACACGACTAACCTTTTTTATCAGTCTGGCGACAATTGCGTCATTTTTCGCCTTTGCATGGATAATGATCCACTCCGTGAAAGTCCACTTCGCCGAGCAGGACATCAATGATTTACAAGAGATTAGCACCACGCTGGAGCGGATTATTAACCAACCTAACGAGCCAGAATCACGCCGACTGGAAACGCTAAAAAATGTGGTGGCGGGTTACTCGAACGTCATTATTTCTCTGGTAGATAGCAACCAGAAGGCCATTTTTCATTCGCCCAATGCGCCGGATCTTCGGCAATTTATCGCCAGCGCAAGGCCGGATAAAAATGCTCATGCCAGCGACGTTTTTATTATCTCAGGCCCTACACTGCAAACCTCCAGACATATCCACGGACAGAAAACATCGTCTAACTGGCGAATGATTCGTCTGCCAGTAGGAAAGCTTGCCGATGGAAAACCAGCATATACGCTGTATCTGGCGTTATCGATCGATTTTCACCTGCACTATATTAACGATCTGAAAAACAAGTTAATTATGACGGCTTCGTTGATTAGCATCATGATTGTTTTTATCGTGCTGTTCGCCGTATACAAAGGCCATGAACCGATCCGTAATGTTAGTCGTCGCATCCAAAATATCACCTCGAAAGATCTCGATGTCCGTCTCGATCCGCAGGCTGTGCCTATTGAACTGGAACAACTGGTTAGTTCGTTTAATCACATGCTCGAACGCATCGAGGACGTATTTAAACGTCAGTCGAACTTCTCGGCGGATATTGCCCATGAGATCCGCACGCCAATAACTAACCTCGTCACCCAAACGGAAATTGCGCTCAGCCAGACCCGCACCCAAAAAGAACTGGAAGATGTGCTGTATTCCAATCTCGAAGAGTTTGGCCGTATGTCGAAAATGGTGAGTGATATGCTGTTTCTGGCGCAGGCAGATAACAATCAGCTGATCCCAGAAAAAAAAGCGCTCAATCTGGCTGATGAGGTCGGTAAAGTGTTCGACTTTTTCGAAGCCTGGGCAGAGGAGCGTGAGGTTGGTTTACGGTTTGAAGGACGCGCATGCTGGGTTTCAGGCGACCCATTAATGTTACGCCGGGCAATGAGTAACCTGCTGTCAAATGCCATGCGCTATACGCCAAAAGGTGAGTCGGTAACCGTGCGGGTGAAAGAGGCGGATGGTCTGGTCCAGATAGTCGTTGAGAATCCCGGCCCCCCCATTCCCCCGCAACATCTTCCGCGACTCTTTGACCGCTTTTATCGCGTGGACCCTTCACGGCAGCGTAAAGGCGAAGGCAGCGGTATTGGTCTGGCGATTGTGAAATCGATTGTGATTGCCCATCACGGAAAAGTCTCGGTAACTTCCGATCCTTATGTCACTCGCTTTATTCTGACGCTTCCCAAGCACGCGATGTAA